A single Scleropages formosus chromosome 4, fSclFor1.1, whole genome shotgun sequence DNA region contains:
- the kif3a gene encoding kinesin-like protein KIF3A isoform X1, whose amino-acid sequence MPSNKMEKPEKTEVNDNVKVVVRCRPMNQKEKMMGHKQAVTVDEIRGTITVNKLETPNEPPKTFTFDTVFGPDSKQLDVYNLTARPIIESVLLGYNGTIFAYGQTGTGKTYTMEGIRTVPELRGIIPNSFAHIFGHIAKAEGDTRFLVRVSYLEIYNEEVRDLLGKDQLQRLEVKERPDVGVYIKDLSGYVVNNADDMDRIMTLGHKNRSVGATNMNEHSSRSHAIFTITIECSEKGVDGNQHVRMGKLHLVDLAGSERQGKTGATGQRLKEATKINLSLSTLGNVISALVDGKSTHVPYRNSKLTRLLQDSLGGNSKTMMCANIGPADYNYDETISTLRYANRAKNIKNKARINEDPKDALLRQFQKEIEELRKKLEEGEEISGSEGSGSDEVDEDEVDGGEGGEKHRKRRGKKKVSPDKMVEMQAKIEEERKALEAKLDMEEEERNKARAELEKREKDLLKAQQEHQMLLEKLSALEKKVIVGGVDLLAKAEEQERLLEESNKELEERRKRAEQLRRELEEKEQERLDIEEKYTSLQEEAQGKTKKLKKVWTMLMAAKSEMADLQQEHHREIEGLLENIRQLSRELRLQMLIIDNFIPQEYQDMIENYVHWNEDIGEWQLKCVAYTGNNMRKQTPVPDKKEKDPFEVDLSHVYLVYTEESMRQSLMKLERPRTSKSGRSKLKSGRRKRSSRPETAIESLLQ is encoded by the exons AGTAATAAGATGGAGAAACCCGAAAAGACCGAGGTCAATGACAACGTCAAAGTGGTGGTGCGATGCAGGCCGATGAatcagaaggaaaaaatgatGGGCCACAAGCAGGCTGTCACCGTGGATGAAATCCGGGGCACCATAACTGTGAACAAGCTGGAAACGCCCAACGAACCCCCCAAAACATTCACCTTTGACACCGTTTTTGGGCCAGACAGCAAACAGCTGGATGTGTACAATCTGACGGCTAGACCCATCATTGAATCTGTTCTCTTGGGATATAATG GGACAATATTTGCCTATGGACAAACAGGAACAGGAAAAACCTACACAATGGAAGGTATCAGGACGGTACCTGAACTAAGAGGAATTATTCCAAACTCCTTCGCTCACATCTTTGGCCACATTGCTAAAGCAGAAGGTGACACcag GTTCTTGGTTCGTGTTTCCTATTTGGAAATCTACAATGAAGAAGTTAGGGACTTGCTGGGCAAGGACCAGTTACAGAGGCTGGAG GTGAAAGAGAGACCTGATGTGGGAGTGTACATAAAGGACCTGTCGGGTTACGTGGTTAATAATGCAGATGACATGGATCGTATAATGACACTGGGGCACAAAAATC GGTCAGTTGGAGCCACGAATATGAATGAGCACAGTTCTCGCTCCCACGCCATTTTCACGATTACTATTGAGTGCAGTGAGAAGGGCGTTGACGGGAACCAGCATGTCCGCATGGGCAAGCTACACCTTGTAGACCTAGCA GGGTCAGAGAGGCAAGGAAAGACCGGAGCTACAGGTCAACGTTTGAAGGAAGCCACAAAGATCAACCTGTCTCTTTCCACCCTGGGCAATGTGATATCGGCACTGGTGGATGGCAAGAGCACACATGTGCCGTACAGGAACTCTAAACTTACTCGACTGCTCCAGGActctctgggaggaaactctaAAACAATGATG TGTGCAAACATTGGACCAGCTGACTACAACTACGATGAGACCATCAGCACTTTGCGCTATGCCAACCGAGCCAAAAACATCAAGAACAAAGCCAGAATTAATGAAGACCCCAAAGATGCACTCTTACGTCAGTTTCAGAAAGAAATTGAAGAGCTCAGGAAGAAGCTGGAAGAAG GGGAAGAGATCTCAGGTTCAGAAGGCAGCGGTTCTGATGAGGTGGATGAGGACGAAGTGGACGgcggagagggaggagagaagCACAGAAAACGCAGAG GTAAGAAGAAGGTGTCACCTGATAAAATGGTGGAAATGCAGGCAAAAATTGAAGAAGAGAGAAAGGCTTTGGAGGCCAAGTTGGACATGGAGGAAGAAGAGAGGAACAAAGCTCGTGCAGAACtggagaaaagggagaaagatCTGTTAAAAGCCCA GCAGGAACACCAGATGTTACTGGAGAAGCtgtctgctttggagaagaaagtGATTGTGGGAGGTGTGGACCTCTTGGCAAAGGCTGAGGAGCAGGAAAGGCTGCTGGAGGAGTCCAacaaagagctggaggagcgccGAAAACGAGCTGAGCAACTGCGCagagagctggaggagaaggaa CAAGAACGTCTAGATATTGAGGAGAAGTACACCAGTTTGCAAGAAGAAGCTCAGGGAAAGAccaagaagctgaagaaagtgTGGACCATGTTGATGGCAGCTAAATCTGAG ATGGCGGACCTGCAGCAGGAGCATCACCGGGAGATAGAGGGGCTCCTGGAGAACATTCGGCAGCTGAGCCGTGAACTGCGCCTGCAAATGCTCATCATTGACAACTTCATCCCACAAGAGTACCAA GATATGATAGAGAATTATGTGCACTGGAATGAGGACATTGGTGAATGGCAGCTG AAATGTGTCGCGTACACTGGGAATAACATGAGGAAGCAAACCCCCGTTCCtgacaagaaagaaaaagat CCATTCGAAGTGGACCTTTCCCATGTGTACCTGGTCTATACAGAGGAAAGCATGAGGCAGTCCTTGATGAAGCTGGAAAGGCCCAGGACCTCAAAGAGTGGAAGGTCGAAGCTTAAATCTGGGAGGAG GAAACGGTCTTCCAGACCAGAGACTGCCATAGAGTCCCTGCTGCAGTGA
- the rad50 gene encoding DNA repair protein RAD50 — MSKIEKMSILGVRSFGVEDKDKQVISFFSPLTVLVGPNGAGKTTIIECLKYVTSGDFPPGSKGNTFVHDPKDAHETDVRAQIRLQFRDVNGDVVAVQRSMQCTQKGKKIEFKTLEGVITRVKHGEKVSLSSKCAEIDREMITALGVSKAVLNHVIFCHQEESNWPLSEGKALKQKFDEIFSATRYIKVLETLRQLRLKQSNCVKSCQMELKYLKQNKEKAQEIRDLLTSKESQLASSKESVQRIEGQIEPLENRLMDIDSSLSKVMKLDNDIKALESRKKQMEEDNRELEEKMEQVFQGSDEKLQEMYQNHQRTVREKERRLAECQRDIERANRECQRLNRLKSELLVEQGRLQLQADRHAQNMKNRDSQVKALAMSLEMDGYERTPFSERQLQSFHRQVKERQDKETEALSQVLKDLQEKETMKQQSIDEIRDKKTGLERTIELKMDLQTKKQQELKNVKEELQKLEGSSSRLQELELELVKAERELENALQASNVEELKGEVQELQREKAELDKVQRKLDQEMETLNAHTMTRTQMEMLKKDKAEKDEQVRKIKSRHNEDLVSLLGYFPNKRQLEDWIHTKNKEIQSTREKLFKLNKDLASSEQNKTHCSMLIRQKEQQVANYEEQLFNVCGSQDFQSDLTKLQDDLEKCSKQRAMLAGATAVYTQFISQLTEEGEPCCPVCQRTFPSESELQDVINDMQSKLRLVPDKLKNTELELKRKERKRDEMMALKPIRQSLSEFQERELPELRNKLQGINREIERLKNDVEEQETLLSTLISEEETAKACLQDISLMDRYQLDLKEVERKIAQHAAKLQGVDLSRTVQQVRQEKQETQHRIDTTSSKIELKRKLIQDQQDQIQALKSNVNETRAEKLLISSNMQQQQQLESQCVEFSTEIQSLYRDIREAKEQVYPLSAMLEKLQQEKQELIDRRKQKQEEGQEKINAVKDRLRNITLFEKEIEKYITEGKDEYKEQKEAELQETSTQLHEAEKQREKIHKDMGDIRQDIDTQKVQERWLQDNLTLRKRMEELQEVSEKRKALMKEMGDMQVLQLRNERREVERKVEDLKKNRSVALGRQKGFEEEIMRFRKELREEQYCQAEERFRDKMIVMRTTELANKDLDIYYKALDQTIMKFHSMKMEEINKIIRDLWRSTYRGQDIEYVEIRSDVDENASAGVKRRTYNYRVVMVKGDTALDMRGRCSAGQKVLASLIIRLALAEAFCLNCGILALDEPTTNLDRENIESLAHALVEIIKSRSRQRNFQLLIITHDEDFVELLGRSNYVEHFYRIRKNIDQCSEISKCSVSSLTSHLN; from the exons atgtcCAAAATTGAGAAGATGAGCATCCTTGGTGTGAGGAGTTTTGGAGTGGAGGATAAAGACAAACAAGTGATATCATTCTTCAGTCCATTGACAGTGTTAGTTGGGCCCAATGGGGCCGGTAAAACG ACCATCattgaatgtttaaaatatgttacATCAGGCGACTTTCCACCAGGGAGTAAAGGCAACACTTTTGTTCATGATCCAAAG GATGCTCATGAGACAGATGTTCGGGCCCAGATCCGCCTGCAGTTCCGAGATGTCAATGGAGACGTGGTGGCTGTGCAAAGATCGATGCAGTGCACCCAGAAGGGCAAAAAGATTGAGTTCAAAACCTTGGAGGGGGTCATAACCCGGGTCAA gcaTGGGGAGAAAGTGAGCCTGAGTTCAAAATGTGCGGAGATCGACAGAGAGATGATCACAGCGCTGGGAGTTTCCAAGGCCGTCCTCAACCACGTTATTTTCTGCCATCAAGAGGAATCCAACTGGCCCTTGAGCGAAGGGAAAGCCCTAAAACAAAAGTTTGATGAGATCTTTTCTGCAACAAG GTACATCAAGGTGCTGGAAACTCTGCGGCAGCTGCGGTTGAAGCAGTCCAACTGTGTGAAATCCTGCCAGATGGAGCTGAAGTACCTGAAACAGAATAAGGAGAAGGCCCAGGAGATACGAGACCTGCTCACCAGCAAGGAATCACAGCTGGCTTCTTCCAAGGAAAGTGTCCAGCGCATTGAGGGCCAGATAGAGCCACTGGAG aatcgACTGATGGACATTGACAGTAGTCTCAGCAAAGTGATGAAGCTGGACAATGATATAAAGGCATTagagagcagaaagaaacagaTGGAGGAGGACAATCGGGAATTGGAAGAGAAAATGGAGCAG GTTTTTCAGGGTTCAGATGAGAAATTGCAGGAAATGTACCAAAACCATCAGAGAACTGTACGGGAGAAAGAGCGGCGCCTAGCAGAGTGTCAGCGTGACATAGAACGTGCCAACCGAGAGTGCCAAAGGCTGAATCGCCTCAAATCTGAGCTGCTGGTGGAACAGG GTCGTCTCCAGCTGCAAGCAGACCGCCATGCCCAGAATATGAAAAACCGTGACTCGCAAGTGAAGGCACTGGCTATGTCTCTTGAGATGGATGGTTATGAGAGGACACCATTCAGTGAGAGGCAACTGCAAAGTTTCCACCGGCAGGTGAAAGAGAGGCAGGACAAGGAGACGGAGGCACTCAGCCAGGTCTTG AAAGATTTGCAAGAGAAGGAAACaatgaaacaacaaagcattGACGAAATTCGAGACAAGAAGACGGGACTGGAGCGGACTATTGAGTTGAAAATGGATCTGCAGACCAAGAAGCAACAGGAGCTGAAGAATGTGAAGGAGGAATTGCAGAAGCTAGAAGGATCTTCCTCACGCCTGCAGGAGCTTGAGTTGGAGCTGGTCAAAGCG GAGCGAGAGCTGGAGAATGCTCTTCAGGCCTCTAATGTAGAGGAGCTGAAGGGAGAAGTCCAAGAACTCCAGAGAGAGAAGGCTGAGCTGGACAAAGTGCAGCGCAAGCTGGACCAGGAAATGGAGACACTCAACGCTCACACGATGACTCGGACACAGATGGAAATGCTGAAGAAGGACAAG GCAGAAAAAGATGAACAAGTGAGGAAAATCAAGTCCAGGCACAACGAGGACCTTGTCTCTTTGCTTGGCTACTTTCCCAACAAAAGACAGCTGGAGGACTGGATCCATACTAAAAATAAAGAGATCCAATCCACCAGGGAAAAGCTTTTCAAACTTAA caaGGATCTGGCCTCCAGTGAGCAGAACAAGACCCATTGCAGCATGCTGATCAGACAGAAGGAGCAACAGGTAGCCAACTATGAGGAGCAGCTTTTCAATGTGTGTGGCAGCCAGGACTTTCAGAGTGACCTCACCAAGCTGCAGGACGACCTGGAGAAATGCTCAAAGCAGAGAG CTATGCTAGCGGGTGCCACGGCTGTATACACTCAGTTCATCAGCCAGCTGACAGAGGAAGGTGAGCCCTGCTGCCCCGTGTGTCAGCGCACCTTCCCGTCAGAATCTGAGCTCCAGGATGTCATCAACGACATGCAGTCCAAGCTCCGGCTAGTTCCTGATAAGCTCAAGAACACAGAGCTGGAGctgaagaggaaggagaggaagcgCGATGAGATGATGGCACTTAAACCCATACG GCAATCTTTATCTGAGTTTCAAGAGCGTGAATTACCGGAACTGCGGAACAAGCTGCAGGGCATCAACCGTGAGATTGAGCGGCTGAAGAAtgatgtggaggagcaggagaccCTGTTGTCCACGCTGATATCTGAGGAGGAGACAGCCAAAGCCTGTCTGCAGGACATATCCCTGATGGACAGGTACCAG TTGGACCTGAAGGAGGTGGAGCGTAAGATTGCCCAGCATGCTGCGAAACTGCAGGGAGTGGACCTGAGCCGCACAGTCCAGCAGGTCAGGCAGGAGAAGCAAGAGACCCAGCACCGCATAGACACAA CATCCAGCAAAATAGAGCTGAAGCGGAAGCTGATTCAAGACCAGCAGGACCAGATCCAAGCTCTGAAAAGTAACGTGAATGAGACAAGGGCGGAGAAGCTGCTCATCTCCAGCAatatgcagcagcagcagcagttggaGAGCCAGTGTGTGGAGTTCTCCACAGAGATCCAGTCCCTGTACAGAGACATCAGG GAAGCTAAAGAGCAGGTGTACCCTCTGTCTGCCATGCTGGaaaagctgcagcaggagaaacaGGAGCTCATAGATCGCaggaagcagaagcaggaggaggggcAAGAGAAA ATAAATGCTGTCAAGGACAGGCTGAGAAACATCACCCTCTTTGAGAAAGAGATTGAGAAGTACATCACAGAGGGCAAGGACGAGTACAAGGAG CAAAAAGAGGCTGAACTGCAAGAGACCAGCACCCAGCTGCATGAGGCAGAGAAGCAGCGTGAGAAGATCCATAAAGACATGGGGGACATCAGGCAGGACATTGACACGCAGAAG GTCCAAGAGCGCTGGCTTCAGGACAACCTGACACTGAGAAAGCGtatggaggagctgcaggaggtgTCCGAGAAGCGCAAGGCCTTAATGAAGGAGATGGGGGATATGCAGGTTCTGCAGCTCCGAAA TGAGCGCAGGGAGGTCGAACGGAAGGTAGAGGACCTCAAGAAGAATCGCAGCGTAGCTTTGGGAAGGCAGAAGGGCTTCGAGGAGGAGATCATGCGCTTCCGTAAGGAACTGCGGGAGGAGCAGTACTGCCAGGCCGAGGAGCGCTTCAGAGACAAGATGATCGTCATGCGCACTACAGAGCTGGCCAACAAGGACCTGGACATCTATTATAAGGCTCTTGACCA AACCATAATGAAGTTTCATAGCATGAAGATGGAGGAGATTAATAAAATCATCCGAGATCTGTGGCGTAGCACATATCGTGGACAAG ACATCGAATACGTGGAGATCCGCTCTGACGTGGATGAGAACGCCTCAGCGGGCGTGAAGAGGAGAACCTATAACTACCGCGTCGTGATGGTGAAAGGTGACACAGCACTGGACATGAGGGGACGCTGCAGTGCTGGACAAAAG GTTCTAGCATCGCTCATCATCCGCCTCGCCTTGGCTGAGGCGTTCTGTCTGAACTGCGGCATCCTGGCTCTGGATGAGCCCACCACCAATCTGGACCGAGAAAACATTGAGTCCCTGGCCCATGCCCTAGTGGA GATTATCAAAAGCCGCTCCCGACAACGCAACTTCCAGCTACTCATCATAACCCACGATGAAGACTTTGTGGAGCTCCTTGGTCGCTCTAACTATGTGGAGCACTTCTACAGGATCAGGAAGAACATCGATCAGTGCTCAGAGATTTCAAAGTGCAGCGTGTCCTCTTTGACTTCCCATCTGAACTAA
- the kif3a gene encoding kinesin-like protein KIF3A isoform X2, translating into MPSNKMEKPEKTEVNDNVKVVVRCRPMNQKEKMMGHKQAVTVDEIRGTITVNKLETPNEPPKTFTFDTVFGPDSKQLDVYNLTARPIIESVLLGYNGTIFAYGQTGTGKTYTMEGIRTVPELRGIIPNSFAHIFGHIAKAEGDTRFLVRVSYLEIYNEEVRDLLGKDQLQRLEVKERPDVGVYIKDLSGYVVNNADDMDRIMTLGHKNRSVGATNMNEHSSRSHAIFTITIECSEKGVDGNQHVRMGKLHLVDLAGSERQGKTGATGQRLKEATKINLSLSTLGNVISALVDGKSTHVPYRNSKLTRLLQDSLGGNSKTMMCANIGPADYNYDETISTLRYANRAKNIKNKARINEDPKDALLRQFQKEIEELRKKLEEGEEISGSEGSGSDEVDEDEVDGGEGGEKHRKRRGSNSSCSSDSTCSVIQRSLGKSQTSEAGKKKVSPDKMVEMQAKIEEERKALEAKLDMEEEERNKARAELEKREKDLLKAQQEHQMLLEKLSALEKKVIVGGVDLLAKAEEQERLLEESNKELEERRKRAEQLRRELEEKEQERLDIEEKYTSLQEEAQGKTKKLKKVWTMLMAAKSEMADLQQEHHREIEGLLENIRQLSRELRLQMLIIDNFIPQEYQDMIENYVHWNEDIGEWQLKCVAYTGNNMRKQTPVPDKKEKDPFEVDLSHVYLVYTEESMRQSLMKLERPRTSKSGRSKLKSGRRKRSSRPETAIESLLQ; encoded by the exons AGTAATAAGATGGAGAAACCCGAAAAGACCGAGGTCAATGACAACGTCAAAGTGGTGGTGCGATGCAGGCCGATGAatcagaaggaaaaaatgatGGGCCACAAGCAGGCTGTCACCGTGGATGAAATCCGGGGCACCATAACTGTGAACAAGCTGGAAACGCCCAACGAACCCCCCAAAACATTCACCTTTGACACCGTTTTTGGGCCAGACAGCAAACAGCTGGATGTGTACAATCTGACGGCTAGACCCATCATTGAATCTGTTCTCTTGGGATATAATG GGACAATATTTGCCTATGGACAAACAGGAACAGGAAAAACCTACACAATGGAAGGTATCAGGACGGTACCTGAACTAAGAGGAATTATTCCAAACTCCTTCGCTCACATCTTTGGCCACATTGCTAAAGCAGAAGGTGACACcag GTTCTTGGTTCGTGTTTCCTATTTGGAAATCTACAATGAAGAAGTTAGGGACTTGCTGGGCAAGGACCAGTTACAGAGGCTGGAG GTGAAAGAGAGACCTGATGTGGGAGTGTACATAAAGGACCTGTCGGGTTACGTGGTTAATAATGCAGATGACATGGATCGTATAATGACACTGGGGCACAAAAATC GGTCAGTTGGAGCCACGAATATGAATGAGCACAGTTCTCGCTCCCACGCCATTTTCACGATTACTATTGAGTGCAGTGAGAAGGGCGTTGACGGGAACCAGCATGTCCGCATGGGCAAGCTACACCTTGTAGACCTAGCA GGGTCAGAGAGGCAAGGAAAGACCGGAGCTACAGGTCAACGTTTGAAGGAAGCCACAAAGATCAACCTGTCTCTTTCCACCCTGGGCAATGTGATATCGGCACTGGTGGATGGCAAGAGCACACATGTGCCGTACAGGAACTCTAAACTTACTCGACTGCTCCAGGActctctgggaggaaactctaAAACAATGATG TGTGCAAACATTGGACCAGCTGACTACAACTACGATGAGACCATCAGCACTTTGCGCTATGCCAACCGAGCCAAAAACATCAAGAACAAAGCCAGAATTAATGAAGACCCCAAAGATGCACTCTTACGTCAGTTTCAGAAAGAAATTGAAGAGCTCAGGAAGAAGCTGGAAGAAG GGGAAGAGATCTCAGGTTCAGAAGGCAGCGGTTCTGATGAGGTGGATGAGGACGAAGTGGACGgcggagagggaggagagaagCACAGAAAACGCAGAG gcagcaacagcagctgtaGCTCAGACTCCACCTGTTCTGTTATTCAGAGATCTTTGGGGAAATCTCAGACTAGTGA GGCAG GTAAGAAGAAGGTGTCACCTGATAAAATGGTGGAAATGCAGGCAAAAATTGAAGAAGAGAGAAAGGCTTTGGAGGCCAAGTTGGACATGGAGGAAGAAGAGAGGAACAAAGCTCGTGCAGAACtggagaaaagggagaaagatCTGTTAAAAGCCCA GCAGGAACACCAGATGTTACTGGAGAAGCtgtctgctttggagaagaaagtGATTGTGGGAGGTGTGGACCTCTTGGCAAAGGCTGAGGAGCAGGAAAGGCTGCTGGAGGAGTCCAacaaagagctggaggagcgccGAAAACGAGCTGAGCAACTGCGCagagagctggaggagaaggaa CAAGAACGTCTAGATATTGAGGAGAAGTACACCAGTTTGCAAGAAGAAGCTCAGGGAAAGAccaagaagctgaagaaagtgTGGACCATGTTGATGGCAGCTAAATCTGAG ATGGCGGACCTGCAGCAGGAGCATCACCGGGAGATAGAGGGGCTCCTGGAGAACATTCGGCAGCTGAGCCGTGAACTGCGCCTGCAAATGCTCATCATTGACAACTTCATCCCACAAGAGTACCAA GATATGATAGAGAATTATGTGCACTGGAATGAGGACATTGGTGAATGGCAGCTG AAATGTGTCGCGTACACTGGGAATAACATGAGGAAGCAAACCCCCGTTCCtgacaagaaagaaaaagat CCATTCGAAGTGGACCTTTCCCATGTGTACCTGGTCTATACAGAGGAAAGCATGAGGCAGTCCTTGATGAAGCTGGAAAGGCCCAGGACCTCAAAGAGTGGAAGGTCGAAGCTTAAATCTGGGAGGAG GAAACGGTCTTCCAGACCAGAGACTGCCATAGAGTCCCTGCTGCAGTGA